DNA sequence from the Blastomonas fulva genome:
TTCGCCGATCTGCATTGTCGATGGCGGCTGGCTGGTCGAGACTCGCCGGATCAACCGTTGTTTTCGCCTGGACAGCGACGATGTCGCGTCGGGCGTGGATGCATCGCGGCTGATGCTGGTGCAGGCCGGTGCCACGGTCGACGAAGTCAACGACAGCGCCGAGGAAATGGGTCTGTCGCTGGTCACCGGCGGCGCCAGCAACGGCCAGACGCTGGCGGGTGCGGCGGCCACCGGCACGCATGGCAGCGTGCTGAGCGCAGGTGGTATCCAGGACCATATCCGCGCGCTGCAGGTGGTCACGCCCTCGGGCATATTCTGGGTGGAGCCGCAGCAACCGCTGATGACTCCGGGCTTCGTCGCCCACGCCGGCAGCACCATCCTGCGCGACGATGATGTGTTTGCCGCGTGCCTCGTCGCGGTCGGCGCGATGGGCTTCGTCACCGCGATGGTGATCGCATGCGAGCCTATCTACATGGTGCGCAACATCCAGAAGCGCGCCCGGCTGACGCGTGAACACGTCACCCGGCTCGCCGACGGCGATTTTCGCGTGTTTTCGCGCGAGCTGGGGCTGGATGAGGACCCGTATTTTGCACAGGTGATTCTCAATCCGTTTGACCCCTTCGACAAGGACGCGTTGCTGCGACTGCTCTACCGCCGCGCCTACGACCCTGCGATTCCGCCACCGCCACGGCCGCTGGCAGGGGCAGGCTATGATGCGCTGACGCTGATCGGCAAGGCGATGGCGGGGTTCGATCTGTTCCGCGCCGATGTCCTGCAGCTGGCGATGCGCGCAGGCTATGCCGTCCAGCGCGATGTCGACGATCCCGAAGCGGTGGCGACCTGGGGTAACACCACCGAGCCGCACAACCCGATCGCCAATCTGTTCAACGGCTCGGTGACCATGGCGCGCGCAGATCTCGAACGGGCATTCGATCCGCTGATCGAGGCGTTTCTGAGCGGGGGTGGGGGCACCGTGGTGACGCTGCGTTTCATGAAGCGCGCGGCGGGCCTGCTCGCGCCCGCACGTTTCGACGACAATGTCGTCATCGATTTCGACGGGCCCCGCAGCGATGTCAGCCATCGCAGCTATCGCGCGGTCGTCGCCAGGCTCGATGCGCTGGGCATCCGCTTCACGCGGCACTGGGGTAAGACGAATGACCTGGATGCGGCGCGGGTGGCGCATGATTATGGCGTGGATTACCACCGGTTCAGGGCCGCGCAACGCCGGATGATGCCCGATCCCGGCGATCTTGCCGTGTTCGGCAGCGATTGCCTGACGCATCTGGGGCTGATCTGAAACGGGGCAGCGCGCGGCAAAGGGGTGTGGGGCGGGCGCACAAAGCTTGACAAAATGGCGGTGGCGCGGTGTTAGCCGCACCATCGGCCTGCCTTGCACCGTGCAGGGCCCTGGCACCTCTTGTCTCGATCAGGATTGACGGTTTTCCATGCACGCATATCGCACCCACAGTTGCACCGCGCTTCGCGCATCCGATGTTGGCCAGCAGGTCCGCCTTTCGGGCTGGGTCCATCGCAAGCGCGACCATGGCAATCTGCTCTTCATCGACCTGCGCGACCATTACGGCCTGACCCAGATCGTCACCGATTCCGACAGCCCCGCGTTCGCCGCGCTTGAGCGGCTGCGCGTGGAGAGCGTCGTCACGGTGACCGGTACGGTTGTCGCGCGCTCGGCCGAGACGGTGAACGCGGGCCTGCCGACCGGCGAGATCGAGGTGCGCGCAGGCGAGGTGATCGTCCAGTCGGCTGCCGAAGAGCTGCCGATGCCGGTCGCGGGTGAGCAGGAATATCCCGAGGATATTCGCCTGCGCTATCGCTTCCTCGATCTGCGCCGCGAACGCCTGCACCGCAACATCATGCTGCGCTCGCAGGTCATCGCCAGCTTGCGCAAGCGGATGGTCGACCAGGGCTTTACCGAATTCCAGACCCCGATTCTCACCGCGTCTTCGCCCGAAGGCGCGCGCGATTATCTGGTTCCCAGCCGCGTCCACCCAGGCAAGTTCTACGCGCTGCCCCAGGCACCGCAGATGTTCAAGCAGCTGCTGATGGTCGCGGGCTTCGACCGCTATTTCCAGATTGCGCCGTGCTTCCGTGATGAGGACGCGCGTGCCGACCGCAGCCCGGGCGAATTCTACCAGCTCGACCTCGAGATGAGCTTCGTGACGCAGGACGATGTGTTCGCGGCGCTGGAGCCCGTGCTCGGAGGCGTGTTCCGCGAGTTCGCCAACGGCAAGGCCGTCACCGAAGGCGCATTCCCGCGCATCCCCTATCGCGAATCCATGCTCAAATACGGATCGGACAAGCCCGACTTGCGCAACCCGCTGGTGATCAGCGACGTGACCGACCACTTCAAGGGATCGGGCTTTGGCCTGTTCGACAAGATCGTGGGCTCGGGCGGCAAGGTGCGCGCAATCCCCGCTCCCGGCGCCGGCGCGATGAGCCGCAAGTTCTTCGACGACATGAATGACTGGGCCCGCGGCGAAGGCCATGCGGGTCTCGGCTACATCAACATCCGCGACGGTGTCCCCGGCGGCCCGATCGCCAAGAACCATGGCGAGGAAGGCACCGCCAAGCTGATCGCAGAGCTCGGCCTCGGCCCCAATGATGGCGTGTTCTTCGCGGCGGGCAAGGAGCTTCAGGCGGCGAAGCTCGCAGGCGCGGCGCGCACGCGGGTGGGGGAGCAGCTGAACCTGATTGAGCAGGGCGTGTTCAAGTTCTGCTGGATCGTCGACTTCCCGATGTTCGAATATGACGAGGACGCCAAGAAGATCGACTTCAGCCACAACCCGTTCTCGATGCCGCAGGGCGAGATGGAAGCGCTGGAGACGATGGACCCGCTCGATATACTCGCCTGGCAGTACGACATCGTCTGCAACGGCGTCGAACTGTCTTCGGGCGCGATCCGGAACCACCGTCCCGACATCATGTACAAGGCGTTCGAGATCGCCGGCTACAGCAAGGAAGATGTCGAGAAGAACTTCTCGGGAATGATCAACGCGTTCAAGTTCGGCGCGCCGCCGCATGGTGGCTCGGCACCGGGTGTCGATCGCATGGTGATGCTGCTCGCCGACGAGCCCAACATCCGTGAGGTCGTGCTGTTCCCGATGAACCAGAAGGCCGAGGACCTGATGATGGGCGCACCGTCGCCGGTCAGCCTCAAGCAGTTGCGCGAGCTCAACATCCGGGTGGCAGAGACGCCCAAGGGCTGATGACATTCTGTCCCACGGGCGCAGGTTGAGAAAACTGTGAAACTGTGATACTGCGCTGGTCATGAAGAATGTGACCATCGCTCTGGATGACGAGACCCATCGGCTGGCGCGAATCCGCGCCGCCGAACTGGGCACGTCGCTGTCGGCCATGGTCAAGGCGTATCTGCAGGGCGTCGCTTCGGGCAATGCTCCTGCCGGGGCGCCGCCAGCCGGAGTGCGTGAAATGCCGCAGACCTTCGTTGCCGCGCCCTCGCTGCCCCCGGTGAGCGAATTCGTGCCGCTGAAAAAGCCCCGTCAGCCGGGCGCGCTGCGGGGGCAGATCCGGATGACGGATGATTTCTGTGAAACCCCGCAATGGCTGATCGATGCCATGGAGGGCAAGGACGACGACGAGTTCTGGCCTGCCGACTAGACAAGGCTTGCGACGATGCGTCTGATGCTCGACACCCATATTCTGCTGTGGTGGCTGCAGGACAATCCCAGACTGGGTGCACCCGCGCGCGCGTTAATCGCCGATTCGGCCAACCAGGTGCTCGTCAGCCTGGCAACGCCGTGGGAGATCTCGGTCAAGCACCGGGTCGGCAAGATGGATGACAGCGGTGCTGCCATCATGGAGGCGCTGCTCGATCAGGGCATCGCGATGGTTGATCTGAAACCTGCGCATCTCCGCGTGCTCAAAGCCATGCCATTGCATCATCGCGACCCATTCGATCATCTGATCATCGCTCAGGCCCTTGCCGAGCGTGCGGTTGTCATCACCGACGATGCGAAATTTCCGGACTATGGCGTCCGCTGCATCCCTGCCTGACACAGAAGGCGGTGATGAAGCGCACAGCATTGGGCCATGACTTGGCCCAGAAACATGTTACATTTCAGCGGAATCGATGCACGAGTGGGAATGGCGAGCGATGGGGGGTGTCGTGAAACGGGGTAAGCATTCACGCGGGGTCACGGCGCGGGCATTGGCTGCAGCAATGGCGCTGGCGAGCGGATTTGCAGCCGTGCCCGCCTCGGCCGAAACGCTCACGGTGGAAGGGCTGTACCCTGCGCGCTCGCCCGCGGCGGCCGGGGTCGGATCGCTGGTGGTGGAACGCTTCGGTGGCAGGGACGGGCGTGAACTGTCGTTTGCGCTGGAAGGCATGCTGGCCGAGCTCGCGATCTACGGCCAACCCTATTTCCGCGTGGTGGCCGAGCGATCGAGTGCGCCTGCCGATGCTATCCTGTCGGGAATCGCCAATGCCGCGGTGCAGAACCAGCCGGTAGAGGAGGACCGAAAGGTCTGCGTCGAGCGCGACGACAACGACAAATGCGTGCGCGAGGAAAACCAGAAGATCCGCTGCCAGCGCCGCATCGTCACATTCAACCCGTCGCTGCGCATGGCGCGGGTCGATGATGGCGCAATCGTCTATCAGCGTCAGTTGCAGGAGCGCGACCAGATCGTCTGGTGCCCCGATCGTGCTGCGGCGCGCAGCGTCGAGGACACCGTATCGGCGCTTATCGGCAACGCCGTGGCCGAGGTCCGGCTGGACATCGCGCCGGTTTATCGCAGCGATGT
Encoded proteins:
- a CDS encoding FAD-binding oxidoreductase, with the translated sequence MPAPHRHGALRWTNYHGTESADLADLVELTNSTAESGRDALREVARDVLALLQQARAAGIHVRPLGSGWSPSPICIVDGGWLVETRRINRCFRLDSDDVASGVDASRLMLVQAGATVDEVNDSAEEMGLSLVTGGASNGQTLAGAAATGTHGSVLSAGGIQDHIRALQVVTPSGIFWVEPQQPLMTPGFVAHAGSTILRDDDVFAACLVAVGAMGFVTAMVIACEPIYMVRNIQKRARLTREHVTRLADGDFRVFSRELGLDEDPYFAQVILNPFDPFDKDALLRLLYRRAYDPAIPPPPRPLAGAGYDALTLIGKAMAGFDLFRADVLQLAMRAGYAVQRDVDDPEAVATWGNTTEPHNPIANLFNGSVTMARADLERAFDPLIEAFLSGGGGTVVTLRFMKRAAGLLAPARFDDNVVIDFDGPRSDVSHRSYRAVVARLDALGIRFTRHWGKTNDLDAARVAHDYGVDYHRFRAAQRRMMPDPGDLAVFGSDCLTHLGLI
- the aspS gene encoding aspartate--tRNA ligase, with product MHAYRTHSCTALRASDVGQQVRLSGWVHRKRDHGNLLFIDLRDHYGLTQIVTDSDSPAFAALERLRVESVVTVTGTVVARSAETVNAGLPTGEIEVRAGEVIVQSAAEELPMPVAGEQEYPEDIRLRYRFLDLRRERLHRNIMLRSQVIASLRKRMVDQGFTEFQTPILTASSPEGARDYLVPSRVHPGKFYALPQAPQMFKQLLMVAGFDRYFQIAPCFRDEDARADRSPGEFYQLDLEMSFVTQDDVFAALEPVLGGVFREFANGKAVTEGAFPRIPYRESMLKYGSDKPDLRNPLVISDVTDHFKGSGFGLFDKIVGSGGKVRAIPAPGAGAMSRKFFDDMNDWARGEGHAGLGYINIRDGVPGGPIAKNHGEEGTAKLIAELGLGPNDGVFFAAGKELQAAKLAGAARTRVGEQLNLIEQGVFKFCWIVDFPMFEYDEDAKKIDFSHNPFSMPQGEMEALETMDPLDILAWQYDIVCNGVELSSGAIRNHRPDIMYKAFEIAGYSKEDVEKNFSGMINAFKFGAPPHGGSAPGVDRMVMLLADEPNIREVVLFPMNQKAEDLMMGAPSPVSLKQLRELNIRVAETPKG
- a CDS encoding type II toxin-antitoxin system VapC family toxin; translation: MRLMLDTHILLWWLQDNPRLGAPARALIADSANQVLVSLATPWEISVKHRVGKMDDSGAAIMEALLDQGIAMVDLKPAHLRVLKAMPLHHRDPFDHLIIAQALAERAVVITDDAKFPDYGVRCIPA